The sequence below is a genomic window from Glycine max cultivar Williams 82 chromosome 20, Glycine_max_v4.0, whole genome shotgun sequence.
AGATTTTCTGCATCCTTTTAGTCCATATCCATTTCTGGGGACACTCATATTGGAACAGTTTAAGAATTTGTCCAAGCCTTTCTGTGTGTTGGTGGATAGTTTTGAGGAACTAGAGCATGATTACATAAACTATCTTACAAAGTTTGTGCCCATAAGGCCCATCGGTCCTTTGTTCAAGACCCCAATAGCAACAGGCACAAGTGAAATCCGAGGTGATTTTATGAAGAGTGATGATTGCATAGAGTGGCTTAACTCGAGGGCCCCAGCATCTGTGGTATATATATCTTTTGGGAGTATTGTGTATCTGCCTCAAGAACAGGTAACTGAAATAGCGCATGGACTAACGAATTCGCATGCCTCGTTTTTGTGGGTGTTGAAGCCACCTCCTAAGAATATCGGGGTTCCACCTCATGTTCTGCCAGATGGGTTCTTTGAGGAGACAAGAGATAAAGGCAAAGTTGTGCAGTGGAGTCCACAAGAGGAAGTGTTGGCTCATCCTTCGGTGGCATGCTTCTTGACACATTGTGGTTGGAACTCTTCAATGGAAGCACTCACTTTGGGAGTGCCAATGTTGACATTTCCAGCATGGGGTGACCAAGTCACGAATGCAAAGTTTTTGGTGGATGTGTTTGGAGTGGGGATTAAACTGGGTTATGGGCAGGCTGAAAAGAAAGTGGTGAGCAGAGAAGAGGTAAAAAAGTGCTTATTGGAAGCTACAGAAGGGCCAAAAGCAGACGAGTTGAAACAAAACGCGCTCAAGTGGAAGAAGGATGCAGAGACCGCGGTGGCTGTAGGTGGCTCATCTGCCAGAAATCTCGATGCATttgtgaaagaaattaaaaaacgtGGAGCTGTTGGGGTCAGCGGGAGATAAGTCTATacctttattaattattatgtcaCTCCCTTCATGAAAAAACAAGAGAGTAAAAAAGTGGAATAGATCGATAACCTTTAATTTGTACTTTGTAGCGtggaatacataaattaaatgcTGATATATAGCTCCGTGTTACATTAACACATGCAAATGCTAAATAAAGGTATTAAAAAACGTGGAGCTGTTGGGGTCGGCGAGATATAACTAAGTCTACCTTTATGCCCCTTCACGATTCATTATTGCATTGCATGTATAaccttaataaaatttattcagGAGGAACTACCTTCTCTTCCAATTAAGAAGATTATGATCGTGATTAGATGTTTCTGGATAGAAATGTATTTCTTTTGGTGTAAAATTGGTTGCAATTAATGTTGATTGATCAGTTGAAATGACTTGGGTCTAACTTACTTGGTTTAATTAGGATACATGTGTTATAATTACTCTTTGTGTCATCTTTaatttttccaataaaaaagaaatgatatgatttttgtttagataattgatattaaaaatttatttttcatagtatGTCATAATGCACAATTATGACATATTTATAACATAAGCAATTACGAATTAGAAAGGTGAaatgatttatttgtttttttagtataaaattaaaaagttacatTTAAGTGAAATTCGTCACTTTGACTtgattctttatcttttaaaaatgtttaatttattcatttatttatttttggttaatttaggtatttatttttcaaaaagttttattttacttatttattcttCAGTTTAATTCGTGAAATCTATTTAGGATTGATGttactaataatttaaaaatgaattttttgttaaaaatgaaatggaggaaaaagagagaaaattgaataaaaattattttaaaatgattaatgacatcaattttaaataaattaaaggataaaactaaaataaaaaataaatctatcagaagttcaaaattaattctagTTGAAACAAAAGTAAACCTAGTTGCTTTCTACAAtgtatttttttgcttttgctaCTAAATATGCATCGTATTGACTCTTCttagaatatattattatataaaatgttttctaaTCTATGTGTCATTtagtatttgatttattttagattaatgTATTTTGTGGAATTGATTATgatattaaaattgaatatgAAGTGACGTTATTTGTAatagatattaattagaaaactgattttgtagaaaatattgtttagatacttttaattaaattaattttggatatataatttctaaaatgGATTTTAATATCTATTCTAcgtatattttttctattatgattatatatatatatatatatatatatatatatatatatatatattaataaatttaaaaaataaacatgaagCATACCAATATGTAtctattttgatatgattacaTATCTTTTAAATTCACTTTTATTCTTTAAGTTAGTGTGAACacgtttaaatattaaaaaaaacttataatcaactaaataaattttacgtttacaaaaaaataaaaactacttCCATTAATTATAACATTGGAGATTCATGATCTCAAGAACCAttcttaaaaattgaattattctCCCCTTATCAAATGCTaagtactatttttatttattttttactaaaaaacggttttaatatttataaatgtaaGATAAATGTTTGATAGGAAGaacaaagagagaaagaaaaaaagaaaaaaactataaaatataatataatttataacttgatatgaagaaaagaaatattaataagatatttaaaataacaaaagttcATACACATGACTCTAAATGTAATCTTACGCGCTCTACATTAAAAATTTGGACAGGACCCAGAATATTCTATTGCCagcctcttcttttctttttcaagaattCTATTATCAGCTTTTCCTTAAATAGTCAGCATCTCCATTAACGTGTCTGTCTTTGCTTCTTCAATTGACATTATACCTTTTGTCCTATTAATTAATGTCACACACggcttttgttttgtatttcttCGTATTTATGTATTACACATAACGATAGATGCACGCAGAtcctattaattataataatgagaaaatagattatatattgtatttgtattattatcattattattcagTCATAAACTAGGGGTTAGATTTAGTGGAAGAAACTCGTCTTTCATAACGTAGTTAAGGTTTAGAATTTTGATTGAaacatatattcatatttaatgtTGGATCgtattttaaataagattattttttaaagagaagaagaatacacaatggaaaaaaaatataaactatcaTGTATATAAcaagtttattgacttttataatcttcattataaaatttatatcaataatattaaaaaacagtttagtttataaaagtttctttttttgaagttaaaaattacgaataaaaatgtaagtatttaatatctttttatcgCTGAAAAggcttgaaaataatttaattaatagaatattataataatgattataaatatcatattaagCTAAATATTAATCAGAGAAATTTGAGTATtgatattaagaaattaataaaagtgAAATTCGATCTcatttgattaaataattactaaaagaaaaaaaaaatattttgatgtaTGAGTTTTAAAAGCATGTATTATATAATGAGAAAGAcatatatcattgttagaacaaatatatgtactgttaaaaaaaatatgtataaagtataaactgtatatcattttcaaaaaatgaatacgtaaatttatgataaacaattaaacaaaaatcGTAAACACCGTGTTGTTCGAATACGCTAATAGGCCCTTCCTCGTGTAGTGACCAGCACTTGTTCATTGATGGGCGTGTGGAAGTGGAACACGCAAAAGAACATTGTCATTGTGAATAGGAAATTAAAttgacatatatataaagaacATTGTCATGTGAGTAGGAAATTGACATATAACCTTATCATTTATGAGTGATAACTGTGAAATGCTTTTGCAGGCATCCTACAGACCCtactttcttcaagatcaaattAACGATAAAGGAAGGCATAATTTGTTCATattaaaagtgaaatagaaataaaagataaatagaatGAAAAGTGTAATTCATTTCAGTTCCATCTTACTTCTGGTAGCCTGTGGCTAAATTAGCAGAACTTTAAACTTCTATGCTAACtgcttttgaatatttttttagaataaattatttttaaaataaaataattgtaaaatggtttaaatgagaaattaattaattaattgaagcgcaaaatcatttttaatgacTACAAAATAATTTCTCATAAGAATTTGcaagaaaagtgaatatagTTTGTCCTTTTTATAAACTCTTATACGAGGACtatcattttcaatttcttttgagTATTTAAAGTCACTACATATTTACGTtactctaaaattttaaaaaaaatgcgtgaatcaaataataatattaacattatttaatagctaaaataataattaacagttaaatttaaatatataaagaaaataattaaaattttcatgaaaacaattaattattttatttaaatctatAAATTAATCCAAACAAATTcttcagaaaaaaaatctaaaagaagatatttgaaaattaatctAAACATAATAAGAATATTGTCACAAACTAATTGAACTTTCTGCCACAGACGTGCAATCAAATAACCCAAGAGACGTTTTCGGTTCCTCCATTCGAAAGTCTCCAAGGTAGACAGCGACTATTGGTGAaaagttttattataatttaattttaatttatatatctttatttatataatttttacttattttatagagttaatttgtataattttgaattaagatAAATGTTAGCATATGTGTTGGTACATCAAAAAAATCTCCCATCCCTCAAGAATTAATTGagggaaaaaattaatttataaacacTCTAACTCactcaaaaccctttttaaagacaaaattgTGAAGACTTGAGAAAGTCAAAATgcacaaaatttcaaatattctaATAACGTAGCTTCATGAGGTCGGAATATTGACATTAAAAAGGATGTCTTAATTGCATTACACACATGAGCCACAAAGTCCTGTGACCCTTGTTCTAGTATATAAAAGCCCTGCATTATTTAAGAATTAACATTAATGCTAACTAGTTTACAAACACTCTTTAATTAACTTGGTAGTTTATAAGTATTATTCTTCAATCCatcgatgaacctttttataGACAAAATCATGAGACTTACATGAATGTTAAAGCGAATAATACTTTGCatgtttactaaaaaaaaattacattggaTGTGATGACCTAAAATacgttttaattattaaaacgtGGTATTAATGTGTTTTTACCTTTTACTCTaacttttaatgaaattttattaaagatcattattttttaattaatattcttaaaatatgaaatatatatgaatgtgaGTAAAAAGTAAActttaatttaactttaaatttcttaaatattttaccAAGTATAGCCTAagaaactactaaaaaatatttgtttatcaaACGGTCAAACAAGTTTCtcagttagtaaaaaaaattataaactaattaaaatttcttgTTAAACATAATcttaataacttttaaagttttttaaaatgttacttgaagtaaattttttttaaaacattagctttaagctttaaatatttttttattatttttatcttcaatatattaattcattttcttgatatcctttttaaataaatcatgatttaattaaatttttcttattttacattttttaactaCTTTATCAACTAATCTTATTGAATACTtgtagtttaattaattaatttttcagttttcaattttcagCTACCAGCTAACTATTAAGCTAGTTTTGTGACACATAGTTAGGGGTGGAAATGAGCCCAATCAAGTCAAGCTTTACTAGGTTTGAGCTCGGCTTGAGTTGAATACGCAAGGCTTGAGCTTAACTCATTACCTGTCATAGGCTTTTTTTAAAGGCTCAGCTCGACTTACATAAAAGTCTGACTTGGCCTACGAGCCTATTTAAAAGTCTTCTTAAAGACGTCTTTGaccaattaattgttttaaaacttagtgaaatactaactaaaaaaacttataaaatttcgtataagtaatgtacaaatccaaaaataattgataaacaaaatcatattgaattcaagttgttaaaacacaaagtatatcaaaagaaaatgaaaaaaaagcataatattaaaaaatatatggattagaaattatttatactaatatagccaaataaaaatatttaaattgtctgAAAATGTCTTTACAAAACATTCTTTTCTTTGGAAGTATTAATTTGGTTGCATTATCTTTTTAACTTGAGTCttcttctttttgaaaatttttcacaTGCAAGTAAACTCTCTAAACACTTTATGCCACTTCATTATGTCATTCATAATGCCATAAAAATGGTAAAGATAatagttgttattattattaatattattattattacttaaataaatcggcttgtcaagcttaacaaactttttttatagtttggcTTTGacctttttatctaatttttttttaaaaaaagcttgATCAGCTTGACTTTTATAAACAAGTCAAGTCGAGTCAAGTCTTAAATACGTCGAGTCAAAGGCCCTTAACAAGCGATTCGGCTCATTTCCATCCCTACACATAACCTTAACTTTTTAGAGTTGAAGGATTATACTTTAAAGAATAAAGGATGCTCACAatctttttgttataaaatcaATGGTTAAAGAAGTAATAAAATCACGTGCATATATAacataatctaaaattaataataatataaatgatagatttttttaatcaatgattattataaaatgatatagtacaatagtaatttttaattaaaaaattaattgatgttAATTTTTTGGGATAATGAAGGATGACTAAAGTGTCTATGGTCACAACTTCCATTGTAGCTAACATATCAACATAGTTATTGTCTTCTCCAAAGtgtgaaaaacaaataaactaatcaatgatattctaattaattttagattttattgtAATCTCAAACGTAATTGCACTTATATTCTATAAAGTGTAGTCCATAACAAGAATACTAAATCCCTTTTTGAAATATAGGTCAAATCAAGTTTTCACACTATAAATAGAATTGCATCATGTGACTTTATACTCAACTAGCAAAATTTCGAAACCTCTTAAAATTTCTTGAAGCAATTAGTAGCTTACTAGTAGTGATGGCTGGGAAACTCCAATGTTTTTCTTtgcttcttatttttctttctttctttgggtTGTGCATCGAACAAGGGATGTCCCAGCCACTCATGAACACTATGGTGTTGCACAAAAATGCTAATCAAGAATCAGAAGCAAACAATAATATTCTCAAGTTATCACACATAATCGTGAAGTTTCAATGTGGAAGGTCATAGACAGAAAGGTAACATTCAAATACTAGACAGTGGTCCCAGTCTTGATGGATCAAGGCATCCTCAACTCCAAAAGGATAACATTTAAATACTAAACAGTGATCCAAGTCCCGGCTGATCAGGGCATCCTCAACTTTATATATCAGCTTATGCTGCATACggttatttattgtttttatcttaaaaaatgcaCAATACGTTGAGTTAGTAGAATGCTCCAGAACTTTAAAACTTTTTTGAAACAGATATTTAAATAGCTTTTATATAaagttaacataatttattatcaattggataataaataaatattaatattagttattatattgTAACTTTTTTGGCAACAGAATATTATAATACTTTTTTGGATGCAATGTATATCATAAATATGTGATAACCGTGTAActagtataaatttaaaatatattataataaatatttattatttagttcAAATTATATTGAAATCATTCATATATTATAGTAATACTAACTAATATGATAGCATATGATAAACGTGTCATTATTTGACtgtatgataaaaataatataaatgatttatctttatttttagagTTCAtagttattttctattataattcattattataaggtaaaaaatactaatattaaaattattataaaaattaaaatttttaataatgttattttttatcaatattaacataaatgcattatatttatatatactgtataatcattattaatagaaggataaataataagataataaaaacTAAGTATTGTACATAAATTTtcaatatcatatattttacatattCTTATAGAAATCATTTATAAGTGTGATGGGGTATATACCAGGAAAAGGAGAGTGTGTATGTGAAAGTGAGAGAGGAAGTTAGAGTGTAGTGAAAATTAGAAAGTGAAATCATTTGTGTGTGAGAAAAATGAAGGGTGTTATGAGTTTCATTGTATTATTGTACGTACAACTAGTCTATAAATGAGTGATGCAGGATTTTTTTCCCCTCTACATTTCACTTATGTCATTTCTCTTCCATTTAGTGCCTATCTATTTGCTTGAGCCTTGAAGTTGTCTAATGTGTTCTCAACATTGGTTTGCATGGTAACTTGTAACCTTTTGTAGGTGACTATCAGAGGCAGGAAATATTGCtatcttcattttcaaaatttggccTGTTTGTTTCAATCATTTAGTTTTTGGTTCACTGGTTGCTATATATTCagtgtgcttgttgttgtgCTTTTGACGTTTGTTTGTGTGTTACCCAACAACCTTCATTAGGTGATTATTAAAGACGTTCAATAAACATTTCtcctttggtttttttttctgattttgaCCCTTCACAgtgattttggttttgttatAGTGTTTGTTCTGCATGGTTTTGTTAGAATCATTTAATGGATATTTGTGCAGTTGGAAAAATTTGTGCAGAAGTAAGT
It includes:
- the LOC100804361 gene encoding putative UDP-glucose glucosyltransferase encodes the protein MGSELEAPIHVLMVSYPAQGHINPLLRLGKCLAAKGLFVTFTTSETAGKNMRTANNITDKSVIPVGDGFLKFDFFEDGMADDDDGPKKINLGDFSAQLELFGKQYVSQMVKKHAEENHPFSCIINNPFVPWVCDVAAEHGIPSAMLWIQSSAVFTAYYSYFHKLVSFPSDSDPYVDVQLPSVVLKHNEVPDFLHPFSPYPFLGTLILEQFKNLSKPFCVLVDSFEELEHDYINYLTKFVPIRPIGPLFKTPIATGTSEIRGDFMKSDDCIEWLNSRAPASVVYISFGSIVYLPQEQVTEIAHGLTNSHASFLWVLKPPPKNIGVPPHVLPDGFFEETRDKGKVVQWSPQEEVLAHPSVACFLTHCGWNSSMEALTLGVPMLTFPAWGDQVTNAKFLVDVFGVGIKLGYGQAEKKVVSREEVKKCLLEATEGPKADELKQNALKWKKDAETAVAVGGSSARNLDAFVKEIKKRGAVGVSGR